A single region of the Chionomys nivalis chromosome 23, mChiNiv1.1, whole genome shotgun sequence genome encodes:
- the LOC130865572 gene encoding mas-related G-protein coupled receptor member X2-like: MEARNTTGELLRVDANITDWGTNITDWGTNITTVNGRNHTGIPLCAIMFCTMTFLSLIIALVGLIGNAIVLWLLGFHMQRNGFSVYILNLAGADFLFLCFQIVHCLHIILDTLYSKTIDIPLFSFVVLNVAYLCGLSMLSAISIERSLSVRCPIWYRSQRPRHTSAVICTLLWFLSLLLSILEGEECGFLFDSLGHGWCQTFDFITAAWLIVLFVALLGSSLILMVTIFCGSHRIPVTRLYVTIGCTVLVFLLFGLPYGIYQFLLEWIENFNYVVLCDFYSVTIFLSCVNSCANPIIYFLVGSIRHRRFQRRSLKLLLQRAMQDTSEEEECGEGVSSERSRDTETVWQRLRSVLIRQK, from the exons ATGGAGGCAAG GAACACTACTGGAGAGCTCCTAAGAGTGGATGCAAACATCACAGACTGGGGGACTAACATCACAGACTGGGGGACTAACATCACAACAGTGAATGGAAGAAACCACACTGGAATTCCACTTTGTGCCATCATGTTCTGTACCATGACCTTCCTTTCCCTCATAATTGCCCTGGTTGGGCTGATTGGAAATGCCATAGTGCTGTGGCTTCTGGGCTTCCACATGCAAAGGAATGGCTTCTCTGTATACATCCTCAACTTGGCTGGAgctgactttctttttctctgctttcaaaTTGTACACTGCCTTCATATTATTTTGGACACACTCTACTCCAAGACCATTGAcattcctctcttttcctttgttgtATTAAACGTTGCTTATCTTTGTGgcctgagcatgctcagtgccATAAGCATTGAACGAAGTCTGTCTGTCAGGTGCCCCATCTGGTATCGCAGCCAACGCCCAAGGCACACATCGGCTGTCATATGTACCCTGCTTTGGTTTTTGTCTCTGCTGCTAAGCATCTTGGAAGGGGAAGAATGTGGTTTCCTATTTGATAGTCTTGGCCATGGTTGGTGTCAGACATTTGATTTCATTACTGCTGCATGgttaattgttttatttgtggCTCTTTTAGGGTCCAGTCTGATCTTAATGGTTACCATCTTTTGTGGCTCACACAGGATCCCCGTGACCAGGCTGTATGTAACCATTGGGTGCACAGTGTTGGTCTTTCTGCTCTTTGGTTTGCCCTATGGAATCTACCAGTTTCTCTTAGAATGGATTGAAAACTTTAATTATGTTGTgctttgtgatttttattcagTGACAATATTTCTGTCATGTGTTAACAGCTGTGCCAATCCTATAATTTATTTCCTCGTTGGCTCCATTAGGCATCGTAGGTTCCAGCGCAGGAGTCTCAAGCTACTTCTGCAGAGAGCCATGCAGGACACTTCTGAAGAGGAAGAATGTGGAGAAGGGGTTTCTTCAGAAAGATCTAGAGACACAGAAACAGTCTGGCAGCGACTGAGATCTGTTTTAATCAGgcagaagtag